A genomic segment from Heterodontus francisci isolate sHetFra1 unplaced genomic scaffold, sHetFra1.hap1 HAP1_SCAFFOLD_58, whole genome shotgun sequence encodes:
- the LOC137365863 gene encoding histone H2A-like yields MSGRGKTGGKARAKAKSRSSRAGLQFPVGRVHRLLRKGNYAERVGAGAPVYLAAVLEYLTAEILELAGNAARDNKKTRIIPRHLQLAVRNDEELNMLLGGVTIAQGGVLPNIQAVLLPKKTGAQSSQKK; encoded by the coding sequence atgtctggaagaggaaagaccggcggcaaagctcgggccaaggccaagtctcgctcctcccgggctggactgcagttcccggtgggccgtgttcacaggctcctgagaaagggcaactatgctgagcgtgtgggtgctggagccccggtctatctggctgctgtgctcgagtatctgaccgctgaaatcctcgaactcgccggtaacgcggcccgggacaacaagaagacccgcatcatccccaggcacctgcagctggccgtccgcaacgacgaggagctcaacatgctgctgggaggggtgaccatcgctcagggcggggtgctgcctaatatccaggccgtgctgttgcccaagaaaaccggcgctcagagctcccagaaaaagtaa